Proteins encoded in a region of the Isoalcanivorax pacificus W11-5 genome:
- a CDS encoding dihydroorotase — protein MQPRADLLIRKARVIDPATGRDEIADLLVEGGRLSRIGASLDAPGAELFDADGLWLIPGLVDTCIRLPEPASGRAGSIASETRAAASGGITHMAALPDTDPVADNPAVVRLIRERAIKAGFARVMPIAALTQGLAGSQLSEMQTLKEMGCIAVGNAGHRVQDALVLKRCLEYAATFDLLVIFRPQDGALSAGGCTHEGPVASRLGLPGIPAVAETVDLARALLLVEATGVRAHFHQLSCAASVELLRDARARGLPVTADVSVHHLLLDEYAIEGFNSLCHIDPPLRRREDRAALLAAVADGTIDAICSQHTPLSSSAKLAPFPATKPGISGLDTLLSLTLKLVEEQKLPLMRALDALTQAPARCLGLPVGNLENGRLASLCVVDGKAQRVPEDDWLSAGKNSPWLSESLPGAVRLTVCEGKVTWLSD, from the coding sequence ATGCAACCACGCGCTGACCTGCTGATCCGCAAGGCCCGGGTGATCGACCCGGCCACCGGCCGCGACGAGATCGCCGACCTGCTGGTGGAAGGCGGCCGCCTGAGCCGCATCGGCGCCAGCCTGGATGCGCCCGGCGCCGAGCTGTTCGACGCCGACGGCCTGTGGCTGATCCCCGGCCTGGTCGACACTTGCATCCGCCTGCCGGAACCCGCCAGCGGCCGCGCCGGCAGCATCGCCAGCGAAACCCGCGCCGCCGCCAGCGGCGGCATCACCCACATGGCCGCCCTGCCGGACACCGACCCGGTGGCCGACAACCCGGCCGTGGTGCGGCTGATTCGCGAACGCGCCATCAAGGCCGGCTTCGCCCGCGTGATGCCCATTGCCGCCCTGACCCAGGGCCTCGCCGGCAGCCAGCTTTCCGAAATGCAGACCCTGAAAGAAATGGGCTGCATCGCCGTCGGCAACGCTGGCCACCGGGTGCAGGACGCACTGGTACTCAAGCGCTGTCTGGAATACGCCGCCACGTTTGATCTGCTGGTGATTTTCCGTCCGCAGGACGGTGCGCTCAGTGCCGGCGGCTGCACCCACGAAGGCCCGGTCGCCTCGCGCCTGGGCCTGCCCGGCATCCCCGCCGTGGCGGAAACCGTGGACCTGGCCCGCGCCCTGCTGCTGGTGGAAGCTACCGGTGTACGCGCCCACTTCCATCAACTGAGCTGCGCTGCCAGCGTGGAGCTGCTGCGCGATGCCCGCGCCCGTGGCCTGCCGGTAACCGCAGACGTGAGCGTGCATCACCTGCTGCTGGATGAATACGCCATCGAAGGCTTCAACAGCCTCTGCCATATCGACCCGCCGCTGCGTCGCCGGGAAGACCGTGCCGCCCTGCTGGCGGCGGTGGCCGACGGCACCATCGATGCGATCTGCTCGCAGCACACGCCGCTGAGTTCCTCCGCCAAACTGGCCCCCTTCCCGGCCACAAAACCCGGCATTTCCGGGCTGGATACGCTGCTGTCGCTGACACTCAAGCTGGTCGAGGAACAAAAACTGCCGCTGATGCGCGCCCTGGATGCCCTGACCCAGGCACCGGCCCGCTGCCTCGGCTTGCCGGTGGGCAATCTGGAGAACGGACGGCTGGCCAGCCTGTGCGTGGTGGATGGCAAGGCACAGCGTGTGCCGGAAGACGACTGGCTGTCGGCGGGCAAGAACTCGCCCTGGCTGTCGGAAAGCCTGCCCGGTGCCGTGCGGCTGACGGTCTGCGAAGGGAAAGTGACCTGGCTGTCCGATTGA
- a CDS encoding aspartate carbamoyltransferase catalytic subunit: MSDPAPDTLQLTGTGRLRNFIGIDGLPRAILEEILDTAASFVDVGDRAIKKVPLLRGKTVINLFFEASTRTRTTFELAAKRLSADVLNMDIARSSTSKGESLMDMLRNLEAMSADMFIVRHGDSGAAHYIARHATPDVAIINAGDGRHAHPTQAMLDMYTIRHYKGRFEGLKVAIIGDILHSRVARSQIHALNILGAEEVRVVAPKTLLPVDIESLGVTVCTDLNQGLRDADVVIALRLQKERMDSALLPSESEFFRLYGLTNDRLRAAHPDAIVMHPGPINRGVEIASEVADGERSVILHQVTFGIAVRMAVMSMCMSGRETERDDSLTPERPHATTR; the protein is encoded by the coding sequence ATGAGCGATCCGGCACCGGATACCCTGCAGCTCACCGGCACTGGCCGGCTCCGCAACTTTATCGGCATTGACGGCCTGCCCCGCGCGATCCTCGAAGAAATCCTCGACACCGCCGCCTCGTTCGTCGACGTGGGCGACCGCGCCATCAAGAAAGTACCGCTGCTGCGTGGCAAGACGGTGATCAACCTGTTCTTCGAGGCCAGCACCCGTACGCGCACCACCTTCGAGCTGGCCGCCAAGCGCCTGTCCGCCGACGTACTGAACATGGACATCGCCCGCTCCTCCACCAGCAAGGGCGAGTCGCTGATGGACATGCTGCGCAACCTGGAAGCCATGTCCGCCGACATGTTCATCGTCCGCCACGGCGACTCCGGCGCCGCCCACTACATCGCCCGCCACGCGACCCCCGACGTGGCCATCATCAATGCCGGCGACGGGCGCCACGCGCACCCGACCCAGGCGATGCTCGACATGTACACCATCCGTCACTACAAGGGCCGCTTCGAGGGCCTGAAAGTGGCGATCATCGGCGACATCCTGCACTCGCGCGTGGCCCGCTCGCAGATCCACGCGCTGAACATTCTCGGCGCCGAAGAGGTGCGCGTGGTCGCACCGAAGACGCTGCTGCCGGTGGATATCGAAAGCCTGGGCGTCACCGTCTGCACCGATCTCAACCAGGGCCTGCGCGACGCCGACGTGGTGATCGCCCTGCGCCTGCAGAAAGAGCGCATGGACTCCGCGCTGCTGCCGTCGGAAAGCGAATTCTTCCGTCTCTACGGCCTGACCAACGACCGCCTGCGCGCCGCCCACCCGGACGCCATCGTGATGCACCCCGGCCCGATCAACCGCGGCGTGGAGATTGCCTCCGAAGTGGCCGACGGCGAGCGCTCGGTGATCCTGCACCAAGTCACCTTCGGCATCGCCGTGCGCATGGCCGTAATGTCCATGTGCATGAGCGGCCGCGAAACCGAACGCGACGACAGCCTGACCCCGGAACGCCCGCATGCAACCACGCGCTGA
- the ruvX gene encoding Holliday junction resolvase RuvX, whose protein sequence is MTTTLLAFDFGTRKIGLASGQSLTGTGSPLPALPCREGIPDWEQVRRLLAEWQPDLLLVGLPLNMDGTDSDLSQRARRFAGRLKGRFGKPVQLIDERLSTREARDRLGDHYRGGSDPRVDSMAAVLLIESFFNDGAGEAV, encoded by the coding sequence ATGACCACCACCCTGCTCGCCTTCGATTTCGGCACCCGCAAGATCGGCCTGGCCAGCGGCCAGTCGCTGACCGGCACCGGCTCACCGCTGCCGGCGCTGCCGTGCCGCGAGGGCATCCCCGACTGGGAACAGGTGCGGCGCCTGCTGGCGGAATGGCAACCCGACCTCCTGCTGGTCGGCCTGCCGCTGAACATGGACGGCACCGACAGCGACCTGAGCCAGCGCGCCCGCCGTTTCGCCGGCCGCCTCAAGGGCCGCTTCGGCAAACCCGTGCAACTGATCGACGAACGCCTCTCCACCCGCGAGGCCCGCGACCGCCTCGGTGATCACTACCGTGGCGGCAGCGATCCGCGCGTGGACAGCATGGCGGCCGTTTTGCTTATAGAATCCTTCTTCAACGATGGCGCCGGAGAAGCCGTGTGA
- a CDS encoding YqgE/AlgH family protein — MDPTSLAHHLLIAMPQLDDPGFGQTVTYIIEHDEQGAMGLTLNRPLEHINLSRVLDSMKITPRVPVPDEVHPVVAGGPVNTQTGFILHPPCEQMWHSTVVLQSGLWLTTSKDVLEAIACGQGPSHSLVALGYAGWEAGQLEQELAENAWLTTPAQPEMVFDVPFAERWHAAARQIGIDLHLISTQAGHS, encoded by the coding sequence ATGGACCCTACAAGCCTCGCGCATCATCTGCTGATCGCCATGCCCCAGCTCGACGACCCGGGCTTTGGGCAGACGGTCACCTATATCATCGAGCACGACGAGCAGGGGGCCATGGGCCTGACCCTGAACCGCCCGCTGGAGCACATCAACCTCAGCCGCGTGCTCGACAGCATGAAGATCACACCACGCGTGCCGGTCCCCGATGAGGTCCATCCGGTGGTCGCCGGGGGCCCGGTGAACACCCAGACCGGCTTCATCCTGCACCCGCCCTGCGAACAGATGTGGCACTCCACCGTGGTCCTGCAATCCGGCCTGTGGCTGACCACTTCGAAAGATGTGCTGGAAGCCATCGCCTGCGGCCAGGGGCCCTCGCATTCCCTTGTCGCCCTGGGCTACGCAGGCTGGGAAGCCGGCCAGCTGGAACAGGAACTGGCCGAAAACGCCTGGCTCACCACACCGGCCCAGCCGGAGATGGTGTTCGACGTACCGTTCGCCGAGCGCTGGCATGCGGCGGCCAGGCAGATCGGCATTGATCTGCATCTGATTTCCACCCAGGCGGGACACAGCTGA
- a CDS encoding CheR family methyltransferase, producing MIPSYAVTDSWSIRTTPSMSSEHFELWQALLEERTGMTLSPERKVFLESSLSVRMRELGLEDYERYYEQLVAGSTQAKAMEWSVLVDRLTVQETSFFRHPGSFALVEEFVQRFIDERPPKSSLDVWSVGCSTGEEPYSLAMLISEQFQARKSSDYYGITATDISLPTLGKARKGVYSARKVERIDPQLRERYFEKLNEREYQVVSTLRDRICFARLNVLDLQQAPIRDMDIIFCQNMLIYFRRWRKRQIVTRLAERLAPGGILVLGAGEITDWHHPDLERVHFADALAFRRCK from the coding sequence ATGATACCGAGCTATGCAGTGACAGACAGTTGGTCGATTCGTACAACGCCCAGCATGAGTTCGGAACATTTCGAGCTCTGGCAAGCGCTGCTTGAAGAACGCACCGGCATGACACTGAGCCCGGAACGCAAGGTGTTTCTGGAGAGCAGCCTGTCCGTGCGCATGCGCGAGCTGGGCCTGGAAGATTACGAGCGCTATTACGAGCAACTGGTGGCCGGTTCCACCCAGGCCAAGGCGATGGAATGGTCGGTGCTGGTGGATCGCCTCACTGTGCAGGAGACCAGTTTCTTTCGCCATCCGGGCTCGTTTGCGCTGGTGGAAGAATTCGTGCAGCGCTTTATCGATGAGCGTCCGCCGAAGTCGTCGCTGGATGTATGGAGCGTCGGCTGTTCCACCGGCGAAGAACCCTACTCGCTGGCGATGCTGATCAGTGAGCAGTTCCAGGCGCGCAAGTCATCCGATTACTACGGCATTACCGCCACCGACATCAGCCTGCCGACACTGGGCAAGGCGCGCAAAGGCGTATACAGCGCACGCAAGGTCGAGCGTATCGATCCGCAACTGCGCGAGCGCTATTTCGAAAAGCTCAACGAACGTGAATACCAGGTGGTCTCCACCCTGCGTGATCGCATCTGCTTTGCCCGGCTGAATGTGCTGGACCTGCAGCAGGCGCCGATCCGCGACATGGACATCATCTTTTGCCAGAACATGTTGATCTATTTCCGTCGCTGGCGGAAACGGCAGATCGTCACGCGGCTGGCGGAACGCCTGGCGCCGGGCGGCATTCTGGTGTTGGGGGCAGGCGAGATCACGGACTGGCACCACCCGGATCTGGAACGGGTACATTTTGCCGACGCGCTGGCTTTCCGGCGCTGCAAATAA
- the pyrR gene encoding bifunctional pyr operon transcriptional regulator/uracil phosphoribosyltransferase PyrR has translation MSDFSSAHIDQLLERMATELHAHLAKRRISQHVLVGIHSGGAWVAEALHTKLSDSAPPGTLDISFYRDDFSRRGLHPKVKPTTLPFDIDDAHVVLVDDVLMSGRTVRAALNELFDYGRPASVTLAVLFDIGQRELPFAADICGEHLALDPQQRVELRGPAPLTADILDMKA, from the coding sequence GTGAGTGATTTCAGCAGTGCCCATATCGACCAGTTGCTTGAACGCATGGCCACCGAGCTGCATGCACACCTGGCGAAACGTCGCATCAGCCAGCATGTCCTGGTCGGCATCCATTCCGGCGGCGCCTGGGTGGCCGAAGCGCTGCACACCAAGCTGAGCGACAGCGCACCACCGGGCACTCTGGACATCAGCTTCTACCGCGACGACTTCTCCCGTCGCGGCCTGCACCCGAAAGTGAAGCCCACCACCCTGCCGTTTGATATCGACGATGCCCATGTGGTGCTGGTGGACGACGTGCTGATGAGCGGGCGCACCGTGCGGGCGGCCCTCAACGAACTGTTCGACTACGGCCGCCCTGCCAGCGTCACCCTGGCGGTGCTGTTCGACATCGGACAAAGAGAATTGCCGTTTGCCGCCGATATTTGTGGCGAACACTTGGCACTGGACCCGCAACAGCGGGTAGAATTGCGCGGGCCCGCCCCTCTCACGGCGGACATTCTGGACATGAAGGCCTGA
- the pilG gene encoding twitching motility response regulator PilG, whose protein sequence is MTDNFQDLKVMVIDDSKTIRRTAETLLQKAGCTVITATDGFDALAKIADTKPNIIFVDIMMPRLDGYQTCALIKNNSAFKDTPVIMLSSKDGLFDKAKGRIVGSDEYLTKPFSKEELLGAIREYMAN, encoded by the coding sequence ATGACTGATAACTTCCAGGATCTCAAGGTAATGGTGATCGACGATTCGAAAACGATCCGTCGCACCGCAGAAACCTTGTTGCAAAAGGCCGGTTGCACGGTGATCACCGCAACCGACGGCTTCGACGCGCTGGCCAAGATCGCCGATACCAAGCCCAACATCATCTTCGTCGACATCATGATGCCGCGTCTGGACGGTTATCAGACCTGCGCGTTGATCAAGAACAACAGCGCATTCAAGGACACCCCGGTTATCATGCTCTCCAGCAAGGACGGCCTGTTCGACAAGGCCAAGGGGCGCATCGTGGGGTCGGACGAGTACCTGACCAAGCCGTTCTCGAAAGAAGAGCTGCTTGGCGCGATTCGCGAGTATATGGCTAACTAG
- a CDS encoding methyl-accepting chemotaxis protein, translating to MKFNSGELIAKLRGGAGASPLSLFLSFGAAAAVVAAIFTFVLLAVQAGQSKAYVTTASEMRVVSQQIAKSALEAAAGNAEAFALLSAARDDFQNAWDQVKDVDSADPALIEKLDRTWRDVSRNASQILNGEDTVLDLHDVADTLAQTIPALQAEYEGVVEILISNGSGSDQVAYAQRQSWLAERIVRSIARVLEGGDGSVVAADAFGRDAAMFARVLNGMIEGDTSLGIEQVTDPDALDYLAEIADLFDEFVNQSVDEILETAPELFQVRAAADSIFLRTQDLLSEATALNDEFEDSTAGVFPSVPMGLGFSLAALVMVGILLFLRAREGRSQREELEAENQRNQAAILRLLDELGDLADGDLTVQATVTEDFTGAIADSINYSIDQLRSLVQTINQTAVQVASAAQETQSTAMHLAEASEHQAQEIAGASAAVNEMAVSIDQVSANAAESAAVAERAVAIANKGAEVVQATIHGMDTIREQIQETSKRIKRLGESSQEIGDIVSLINDIADQTNILALNAAIQASMAGEAGRGFAVVADEVQRLAERSAAATKQIETLVKTIQTDTNEAVISMEHTTAEVVKGARLAQDAGVALEEIESVSKNLADLIQNISNAARQQAASAGHISNTMNVIQEITSQTSAGTTATARSIGNLAEMAQAMRNSVAGFRLPEHG from the coding sequence ATGAAGTTCAATTCGGGAGAACTGATTGCCAAGCTGCGCGGTGGCGCCGGTGCCAGCCCGCTGAGCCTGTTTCTGTCATTCGGCGCGGCAGCAGCAGTGGTGGCGGCGATCTTCACCTTCGTACTGCTGGCGGTCCAGGCCGGCCAGTCGAAGGCATATGTGACCACCGCTTCCGAGATGCGTGTGGTGTCACAGCAGATCGCGAAAAGTGCGCTGGAAGCCGCCGCCGGTAACGCCGAGGCATTCGCGCTGCTGTCGGCGGCCCGTGATGACTTCCAGAACGCCTGGGACCAGGTGAAGGATGTCGACAGCGCCGACCCGGCCCTGATCGAGAAACTCGACCGCACCTGGCGTGATGTAAGCCGCAATGCGTCGCAGATTCTCAACGGCGAAGACACCGTGCTCGACCTGCATGACGTGGCCGACACCCTGGCCCAGACCATCCCCGCCCTGCAGGCTGAATACGAAGGCGTGGTGGAGATCCTGATCAGCAACGGCTCCGGCAGCGACCAGGTGGCTTACGCCCAGCGGCAATCCTGGCTGGCGGAGCGGATCGTGCGCTCCATTGCCCGGGTGCTGGAAGGCGGTGACGGTTCGGTGGTGGCCGCGGACGCCTTCGGCCGTGACGCGGCGATGTTCGCCCGGGTGCTCAACGGCATGATCGAGGGCGACACCTCGCTCGGCATCGAGCAGGTGACTGATCCGGATGCGCTGGACTATCTGGCCGAAATTGCCGACCTGTTCGACGAGTTCGTCAACCAGTCCGTGGACGAGATTCTGGAAACGGCACCGGAGCTGTTCCAGGTGCGTGCGGCGGCGGATTCCATCTTCCTGCGCACCCAGGACCTGCTGTCCGAAGCCACCGCGCTCAACGACGAGTTCGAGGATTCCACCGCCGGCGTGTTCCCGTCCGTGCCGATGGGCCTGGGCTTTTCACTCGCCGCCCTGGTGATGGTCGGTATCCTGCTGTTCCTGCGCGCCAGAGAGGGCCGCAGCCAGCGTGAAGAACTGGAAGCGGAGAACCAGCGTAACCAGGCCGCGATTCTGCGTCTGCTCGACGAACTGGGCGACCTCGCTGACGGTGACCTGACGGTACAGGCGACGGTAACCGAAGACTTCACCGGCGCCATCGCGGATTCCATCAACTACTCCATCGACCAGCTCCGCTCGCTGGTACAGACCATTAACCAGACCGCCGTGCAGGTGGCCTCTGCAGCCCAGGAAACACAGTCCACCGCGATGCACCTGGCCGAGGCGTCCGAGCATCAGGCGCAGGAAATCGCCGGCGCTTCAGCGGCGGTGAACGAAATGGCGGTCTCCATTGACCAGGTATCCGCCAACGCCGCCGAGTCTGCCGCGGTGGCGGAACGGGCGGTAGCCATCGCCAACAAGGGCGCCGAAGTGGTACAGGCGACCATCCACGGCATGGACACCATTCGCGAGCAGATTCAGGAAACCTCGAAGCGGATCAAGCGGCTGGGTGAATCCTCCCAGGAGATTGGCGACATCGTATCGCTGATCAACGACATCGCCGACCAGACCAACATCCTGGCGTTGAACGCGGCGATCCAGGCGTCCATGGCCGGTGAGGCTGGCCGGGGCTTCGCGGTGGTAGCGGACGAGGTACAGCGCCTCGCGGAACGTTCCGCCGCCGCCACCAAGCAGATTGAAACGCTGGTAAAAACCATTCAGACCGATACCAACGAGGCGGTGATCTCGATGGAGCACACCACCGCCGAGGTGGTGAAAGGGGCGCGCCTGGCGCAGGATGCGGGTGTGGCACTGGAAGAAATCGAGTCGGTATCGAAAAACCTTGCCGACCTGATCCAGAACATTTCCAACGCGGCGCGCCAGCAGGCAGCGTCCGCCGGCCACATCTCCAACACCATGAACGTTATTCAGGAAATTACCTCGCAGACCTCGGCCGGTACCACCGCGACCGCGCGCTCGATTGGTAACCTGGCGGAAATGGCGCAGGCGATGCGTAACTCAGTGGCAGGTTTCCGCCTGCCCGAACACGGCTGA
- the gshB gene encoding glutathione synthase, translated as MSITIGVVMDPIDHIKPWKDSTFAMLLEAQRRDWAVMYMEPGDLYVRDGRTWAIARPLTVTDRLENWFDLGEPRNLDLADLEMVLMRQDPPFNNEYIYTTYLLEKAEREGVLVVNRPGSVRDCNEKLFATEFPQCCAPTLVTSRADLLRQFVREFGDTVMKPLDGMGGSNIFRVQNESPNISVVIEVLTHQGKTPIMVQRYIPEITQGDKRILMINGEPVPYALARIPREGELRGNLAAGGTGEGRELSERDRWICEQVGPTLRRKGLYFVGLDVIGDYLTEINVTSPTCIRELDKIYGINIAGQLFDQLLELKATA; from the coding sequence ATGTCCATCACCATCGGGGTCGTCATGGACCCCATCGACCACATCAAGCCCTGGAAAGACAGCACCTTCGCCATGCTGCTGGAAGCACAGCGTCGTGACTGGGCCGTGATGTACATGGAGCCCGGCGATCTGTACGTGCGTGACGGCCGCACCTGGGCCATTGCGCGGCCACTGACCGTGACCGACCGGCTGGAAAACTGGTTCGACCTCGGCGAGCCACGCAATCTGGACCTGGCCGATCTGGAAATGGTGCTGATGCGCCAGGACCCGCCGTTCAACAATGAGTACATCTACACCACTTACCTGCTGGAAAAAGCCGAGCGCGAGGGCGTGCTGGTGGTCAACCGCCCCGGCAGCGTGCGCGACTGCAACGAGAAACTGTTCGCCACCGAGTTCCCGCAGTGCTGTGCCCCGACCCTGGTGACCAGCCGCGCCGATCTGCTGCGGCAGTTTGTACGGGAATTCGGTGACACCGTGATGAAGCCGCTGGACGGCATGGGCGGCAGCAATATCTTCCGGGTACAGAACGAGAGCCCGAACATCTCGGTGGTGATCGAAGTGCTCACCCACCAGGGCAAGACGCCGATCATGGTGCAGCGCTACATTCCCGAGATCACCCAGGGCGACAAGCGCATCCTGATGATCAACGGCGAGCCGGTGCCCTACGCGCTGGCGCGCATTCCCCGCGAAGGCGAGCTGCGTGGCAACCTGGCCGCCGGTGGCACCGGCGAAGGCCGCGAACTGAGCGAGCGCGACCGCTGGATCTGCGAGCAGGTAGGCCCGACGCTGCGCCGCAAGGGGCTCTACTTCGTAGGCCTGGACGTGATCGGCGATTACCTGACCGAAATCAATGTCACCAGCCCGACCTGCATTCGCGAGCTGGACAAGATCTACGGCATCAATATCGCCGGGCAACTGTTCGACCAGTTGCTGGAACTGAAAGCCACCGCCTGA
- a CDS encoding chemotaxis protein CheW has protein sequence MSAASAAYIKLAEYYVRCREKAAALPSQQDLVQYWSGIGFTLDGVRYVAPLDEVSEILKVPPYTRVPGVLNWMKGVANVRGRLMTVMDLTGFLDKPTALQERRRRLLVIDEGELYTGLTVDDVLGMQHFPVDGYVPEAPALDDAVRPYTLGAYQRDNEYWPVLSLFRLADDPRFLQVARTG, from the coding sequence ATGAGCGCGGCATCAGCGGCCTACATCAAGCTGGCGGAATACTACGTCCGCTGCCGGGAAAAGGCCGCGGCGCTGCCGTCGCAGCAGGATCTGGTCCAGTACTGGAGCGGTATCGGCTTCACGCTGGACGGCGTGCGCTATGTGGCGCCGCTCGACGAAGTCTCCGAAATTCTCAAAGTCCCCCCCTATACCCGGGTGCCGGGTGTGCTGAACTGGATGAAGGGCGTGGCCAACGTGCGTGGCCGCCTGATGACGGTGATGGACCTCACCGGCTTCCTGGACAAGCCCACTGCCCTGCAGGAGCGCCGCCGGCGCCTGCTGGTGATCGACGAGGGCGAGCTGTACACCGGGCTGACCGTGGATGACGTGCTGGGCATGCAGCACTTTCCCGTGGATGGCTATGTGCCGGAAGCGCCGGCACTGGATGACGCCGTGCGCCCCTATACCCTCGGGGCGTATCAGCGTGACAACGAATACTGGCCGGTACTGAGTCTGTTCCGGCTGGCCGATGACCCCCGCTTTCTGCAGGTGGCCCGTACAGGCTAG
- the pilH gene encoding twitching motility response regulator PilH codes for MARILIVDDSPTETYKFREILEKHGHEVLEAANGADGVAVARAEHPDLVLMDVVMPGLNGFQATRQLTKGADTADIPIVIVTTKDQETDRVWGKRQGARDYLTKPVDESVLISTVDRLLVAG; via the coding sequence ATGGCACGCATTCTGATCGTGGATGATTCTCCCACGGAGACCTACAAATTCCGGGAGATCCTCGAAAAACACGGGCATGAGGTGCTGGAAGCGGCGAACGGGGCAGACGGCGTGGCGGTAGCCCGTGCCGAACACCCGGACCTGGTACTGATGGACGTGGTGATGCCGGGCCTGAACGGCTTCCAGGCAACCCGGCAACTGACCAAGGGTGCGGACACTGCGGATATTCCGATCGTGATCGTGACGACCAAGGACCAGGAAACGGATCGCGTCTGGGGCAAGCGCCAGGGCGCGCGCGATTACCTGACCAAACCGGTGGATGAATCCGTGCTGATCAGCACGGTCGACCGGCTGCTCGTCGCCGGCTGA
- a CDS encoding energy transducer TonB, producing MSQTQSPVSPADRLSFTLFLAVAVHATLIFGLGFAQEKPAAAARTLEVTIARHQAERPVEDADFLAQADQEGSGDQADKAELTTTELADFADSKVERVQLQAPSVTEPRQYQPQRLVITTQGESPRKVSVRTPDDDNPARPLPISDTHSLAALSQEIASLQARLDNQRQAYAKRPRIHRLTSVSAKAHFEALYIDAFRRDVEAMGTRHFPRRALTEQKFGNVRLMVAINADGSVREINVLQSSGHGFLDEAAVQSVRLAAPFSPFSTEMREKADVLEIIRTWKFDPDQIVSSH from the coding sequence ATGAGCCAGACCCAGAGCCCAGTTTCGCCGGCCGACCGCCTCAGCTTCACGCTGTTTCTGGCCGTGGCCGTGCACGCCACGCTGATCTTCGGGCTGGGGTTCGCGCAGGAGAAGCCCGCCGCCGCGGCCCGCACCCTGGAAGTCACTATCGCCCGTCATCAGGCCGAACGCCCGGTGGAAGACGCCGACTTTCTCGCCCAGGCCGACCAGGAAGGCTCCGGTGACCAGGCCGACAAGGCCGAGCTGACCACCACCGAGCTGGCCGATTTCGCCGACAGCAAGGTCGAGCGCGTGCAATTGCAGGCCCCCAGCGTCACCGAACCGCGCCAGTACCAGCCCCAGCGCCTGGTGATCACGACCCAGGGCGAATCACCGCGCAAGGTCAGTGTCCGCACGCCGGACGACGACAACCCCGCGCGCCCGCTGCCGATCAGCGACACCCATTCCCTCGCTGCACTGAGCCAGGAAATCGCCAGCCTGCAGGCACGCCTGGACAATCAGCGCCAAGCCTATGCCAAGCGCCCGCGCATTCACCGCCTCACCTCGGTGTCGGCCAAGGCCCATTTTGAAGCCCTCTATATCGATGCCTTCCGGCGAGACGTGGAGGCCATGGGCACCCGGCACTTCCCCCGCCGTGCCCTCACCGAACAGAAATTCGGCAACGTACGCCTGATGGTGGCCATCAATGCCGACGGCAGCGTGCGCGAGATCAATGTCCTGCAGTCCTCCGGGCACGGTTTCCTGGACGAAGCCGCCGTGCAAAGTGTGCGCCTGGCCGCGCCGTTCTCGCCCTTTTCGACGGAGATGCGCGAGAAAGCCGATGTGCTGGAAATCATCCGCACCTGGAAGTTCGACCCTGACCAGATCGTCTCCAGCCACTGA